A window of the Phycicoccus sp. M110.8 genome harbors these coding sequences:
- a CDS encoding DUF6049 family protein: MVGGPRRRALGAAALVLSAVPLLLGAGAPAGYAAGAPAELATSPAAAADPAVAADPAVAADPALAADPAVAADPGVPASAPAAGAGGTELTLTSVSPAVVQSGQDLVVTGSLRNGTGTPLAKPTVRVVLGDTPVERSRERVQEWAGATGPARGAVVGQTRLGGTLAPGASGGFRVVVTKLASRATGSTYGALPISVESGGTSVRTFAGYQRVKQYQPLSVAWAVPLTLDPDPDLFSAEGQPREDAWQRALGDGSRLSRVLDATQDTTVTWAVDPTLTPSLLQGQHDVATGASAAGERALRSATEGRITSGAQRHTPWVLPDTDADLAAVVGTPAGDSLMRGYVGRSTPVAQALEGRSDVAWPADGAYTTSRETALRRVFRVPALAGQVISSSVLAATTTTSTPVAAQRSLTGLPLLAYDDELSSLLARTRSPQEGVLSAQQFVADTAALLNELPGTEGRTLFVVAPRSWGPDPAAARAFFTTAAAIPWLVPTTTDAELARARRATPSPAAPVTRPTTPLQGGRPVLTAGRVAELESTVRTVQGVATIRDDGDQFGRTWTRAAEQLASTRWRAAPTAWNTLEGRVDQAAAQTTSAVKVLAGTINFLAESGRLQITVTNDLTVPVENVRLAVEASNPRLRIDSQPPILRIGPRSRATVSVGVTALAAGPVPLRTTLTTPDGTVIGQGADVQVRVTPTGDWVYWALGGLAGLILLAGLVRTFRRRPRRRLTAPTTLEVPR; encoded by the coding sequence ATGGTCGGCGGTCCCCGGCGCCGCGCGCTCGGCGCGGCGGCCCTGGTGCTGTCCGCCGTGCCCCTCCTGCTCGGCGCCGGTGCGCCGGCCGGGTATGCCGCGGGTGCGCCGGCTGAGCTGGCGACCTCCCCCGCCGCGGCCGCCGACCCCGCGGTGGCGGCCGATCCCGCGGTGGCGGCCGATCCCGCGCTGGCGGCCGACCCCGCGGTGGCGGCCGACCCGGGCGTCCCCGCGAGCGCCCCCGCCGCCGGCGCCGGGGGCACCGAGCTGACCCTGACGTCGGTGAGCCCCGCGGTCGTGCAGTCCGGCCAGGACCTCGTGGTCACCGGCTCGCTGCGCAACGGGACCGGCACGCCCCTCGCCAAGCCGACCGTGCGGGTGGTCCTGGGCGACACGCCGGTCGAGCGGTCCCGCGAGCGCGTGCAGGAGTGGGCGGGCGCCACCGGTCCGGCCCGCGGCGCCGTGGTGGGCCAGACGCGCCTGGGCGGGACTCTGGCGCCGGGAGCCAGCGGGGGCTTCCGGGTGGTGGTGACGAAGCTCGCGTCCCGCGCCACCGGGTCCACCTACGGAGCCCTGCCGATCAGCGTCGAGAGCGGCGGGACGAGCGTGCGGACCTTCGCCGGGTACCAGCGGGTCAAGCAGTACCAGCCGCTGTCGGTCGCGTGGGCCGTCCCGCTGACCCTGGACCCCGACCCCGACCTGTTCTCCGCCGAGGGCCAGCCCCGCGAGGACGCCTGGCAGCGGGCGCTCGGTGACGGCTCGCGGCTCAGCCGCGTCCTCGACGCCACCCAGGACACCACCGTCACCTGGGCCGTCGACCCGACGCTGACGCCGAGCCTGCTCCAGGGCCAGCACGACGTCGCCACGGGTGCGTCCGCGGCCGGCGAGCGGGCGCTGCGATCGGCCACCGAGGGCCGCATCACCAGCGGCGCCCAGCGGCACACCCCCTGGGTCCTGCCCGACACCGACGCCGACCTCGCCGCCGTGGTGGGCACCCCCGCCGGCGACTCGCTGATGCGCGGCTACGTCGGGCGCTCGACGCCGGTGGCCCAGGCCCTCGAGGGTCGCTCGGACGTGGCGTGGCCGGCGGACGGCGCGTACACGACCAGCCGCGAGACCGCCCTGCGCCGGGTCTTCCGGGTCCCGGCCCTCGCCGGCCAGGTCATCTCCTCCTCCGTGCTCGCGGCCACCACCACGACCAGCACCCCCGTGGCCGCGCAGCGCTCGCTGACCGGCCTGCCGCTGCTCGCCTACGACGACGAGCTCAGCAGCCTCCTCGCCCGCACCCGGTCGCCGCAGGAGGGGGTGCTCAGCGCCCAGCAGTTCGTCGCCGACACCGCCGCGCTGCTCAACGAGCTGCCCGGGACCGAGGGCCGGACGCTGTTCGTCGTGGCACCGCGCTCCTGGGGCCCCGACCCGGCCGCGGCCCGCGCCTTCTTCACGACCGCCGCCGCCATCCCCTGGCTCGTCCCCACCACGACCGACGCCGAGCTCGCACGGGCCCGGCGGGCCACGCCCTCCCCGGCCGCCCCGGTGACGCGGCCCACCACTCCGCTCCAGGGTGGCCGACCCGTGCTGACCGCGGGGCGGGTGGCCGAGCTGGAGAGCACCGTCCGCACGGTGCAGGGGGTGGCGACCATCCGCGACGACGGCGACCAGTTCGGCCGCACGTGGACCCGGGCGGCCGAGCAGCTCGCCTCGACCCGCTGGCGGGCAGCCCCGACCGCCTGGAACACCCTCGAGGGCCGGGTCGACCAGGCCGCCGCGCAGACCACGTCGGCCGTCAAGGTGCTCGCCGGCACCATCAACTTCCTCGCCGAGTCCGGGCGCCTGCAGATCACCGTCACCAACGACCTCACCGTTCCGGTGGAGAACGTGCGGCTGGCGGTCGAGGCCTCCAACCCGCGCCTGCGCATCGACAGCCAGCCGCCGATCCTGCGCATCGGGCCCCGCAGCCGGGCGACCGTCAGCGTCGGCGTCACCGCCCTGGCCGCAGGACCGGTCCCCCTGCGCACCACCCTGACGACGCCCGACGGCACCGTCATCGGGCAGGGGGCCGACGTGCAGGTCCGCGTCACCCCCACGGGAGACTGGGTCTACTGGGCCCTCGGCGGGCTCGCAGGGCTGATCCTGCTCGCCGGGCTCGTGCGCACCTTCCGCCGCCGTCCCCGCCGACGCCTGACCGCCCCCACCACCCTCGAGGTTCCCCGATGA
- the murJ gene encoding murein biosynthesis integral membrane protein MurJ, with product MTQSSLARSSAVMAGGTVVSRALGFVRASMLAAVIGATGLAADAFDVANTLPNLFYLLLAGGVLNAVLVPQITKAATHDDGGHEFVNRLLTISIAIIAAGTVLVTAAAPLLVRAFADFSDPRAVELATAFAFLCLPQMFFYGLYTVLGQVLNARAQFGAYMWAPALANVVMIAGLLVLLTGFPTQVGPGSWTPAMVWILSGTTTLGIVAQALVLIVPLRRGGFRFTPVWGFRGTGLGSASRVALWTFAALAVSQLGFVVTSRVLTRATQVLAHDNQVGAGKAAYSNAFLLFMLPHSLITLSLVTALFTRMSTAASAGRTAEVVADLGRGVRMPAVLLLPGMVFAVLFGQPAVRVLFPGNSVAETQAIAHVMIAMIVGILPFGWLYLVQRVYYAYEDARTPFLLQLVVTAIATAVNLFAFTVDARQAGVVVGVGQTLSNLVAAGLGFALLRRRLGPLALRSAVRLYARLAVAALVAGAVAWPLDRLLATRLPDTHLAALVEVVVGGGVFLAVALGLAHVMRVEEVGQLLEPVLRRLRRRPS from the coding sequence ATGACCCAGTCCAGCCTGGCCCGCTCGTCCGCCGTGATGGCCGGCGGCACCGTGGTCTCGCGCGCGCTCGGCTTCGTCCGGGCGTCCATGCTGGCCGCGGTGATCGGGGCGACCGGCCTGGCGGCCGACGCCTTCGACGTCGCCAACACCCTGCCGAACCTGTTCTACCTCCTGCTCGCCGGTGGCGTGCTCAACGCCGTGCTGGTCCCGCAGATCACCAAGGCCGCCACCCACGACGACGGCGGCCACGAGTTCGTCAACCGCCTGCTCACGATCTCGATCGCGATCATCGCCGCCGGCACGGTCCTCGTCACTGCCGCTGCGCCGCTGCTCGTCCGGGCCTTCGCCGACTTCTCGGACCCGCGGGCGGTCGAGCTGGCCACCGCGTTCGCGTTCCTGTGCCTGCCCCAGATGTTCTTCTACGGGCTCTACACGGTCCTCGGCCAGGTCCTCAACGCGCGAGCCCAGTTCGGCGCCTACATGTGGGCGCCCGCGCTGGCCAACGTCGTGATGATCGCCGGTCTGCTCGTCCTGCTGACCGGCTTCCCGACGCAGGTCGGACCGGGGTCGTGGACGCCTGCGATGGTCTGGATCCTCAGCGGGACGACGACCCTGGGCATCGTCGCCCAGGCCCTCGTCCTCATCGTCCCGCTGCGCCGCGGGGGCTTCCGGTTCACCCCCGTCTGGGGCTTCCGCGGCACCGGGCTGGGATCGGCCTCGCGGGTGGCGCTGTGGACGTTCGCGGCGCTCGCGGTCAGCCAGCTCGGGTTCGTCGTCACCTCGCGGGTGCTGACCCGCGCGACCCAGGTCCTCGCCCACGACAACCAGGTCGGGGCCGGCAAGGCGGCCTACAGCAACGCCTTCCTGCTCTTCATGCTCCCGCACTCCCTGATCACCCTGTCGCTGGTGACCGCGCTCTTCACCCGGATGTCCACGGCAGCGAGTGCCGGACGGACCGCGGAGGTCGTGGCCGACCTCGGTCGAGGGGTGCGGATGCCGGCGGTGCTGCTGCTGCCGGGCATGGTCTTCGCGGTGCTCTTCGGGCAACCTGCCGTCCGGGTCCTGTTCCCCGGCAACTCCGTGGCCGAGACCCAGGCCATCGCCCACGTCATGATCGCGATGATCGTGGGGATCCTGCCCTTCGGCTGGCTCTACCTCGTCCAGCGGGTCTACTACGCCTACGAGGACGCGCGGACGCCGTTCCTGCTGCAGCTCGTCGTCACGGCGATCGCCACCGCGGTCAACCTCTTCGCCTTCACCGTCGACGCGCGCCAGGCCGGCGTGGTCGTCGGCGTCGGCCAGACCCTGAGCAACCTGGTCGCGGCGGGGCTCGGGTTCGCCCTCCTGCGCCGCCGCCTGGGGCCCCTCGCCCTGCGGTCGGCGGTGCGGCTGTACGCCCGCCTGGCCGTCGCCGCCCTCGTCGCCGGCGCGGTCGCCTGGCCGCTCGACCGCCTCCTCGCCACCCGGCTCCCCGACACGCACCTCGCCGCGCTGGTCGAGGTCGTGGTCGGCGGTGGTGTCTTCCTCGCCGTCGCCCTGGGCCTGGCCCACGTCATGCGGGTCGAGGAGGTCGGGCAGCTGCTCGAACCGGTGCTCCGGCGCCTGCGCCGGCGGCCGTCCTGA
- a CDS encoding CCA tRNA nucleotidyltransferase: MSSADPREPHAAGSAPQLELLRRATAHLAPVVPLLTELGERFAAAGHELALVGGPVRDAFLGRTSPDLDFTTSASPDQTLAVLRPWADAHWDVGREFGTIGARRGDTTVEVTTYRADAYDGLTRKPVVAFGDNLSDDLVRRDFTVNAMALRLPDMEFVDPYAGLADLAARRLRTPGAPEVSFGDDPLRMMRACRFVAQLGFDVAPEVRAAMTEMAGSIGIVSAERVRDELSKLLLAPRPRGGLRLLVDTGLADHVLPEVPALRLEIDEHHRHKDVYEHSLTVLDQAIALEGPADGPPESVPGPDLVLRLAALLHDIGKPATRRFESGGGVSFHHHEVVGAKLAAKRLKALRFDKDTVKAVARLTELHLRFHGYGEGQWTDSAVRRYVTDAGPLLPRLHRLTRSDSTTRNARKAQRLSTTYDELERRIERLQEQEELAAVRPELDGNEIGQVLGIRPGPVLGRAYKHLLEVRLDRGVIGREAVEGELRSWWAQQPESGAETGTPRESGGEPGTGGEPDGQTDPAGGVTGR; this comes from the coding sequence GTGTCCTCCGCCGATCCCCGCGAGCCGCACGCGGCCGGGTCCGCGCCGCAGCTGGAGCTGCTGCGCCGCGCCACCGCTCACCTCGCGCCCGTCGTCCCGCTCCTGACCGAGCTGGGCGAGCGGTTCGCCGCGGCGGGGCACGAGCTGGCCCTCGTCGGCGGCCCCGTCCGGGACGCCTTCCTCGGGCGGACCAGCCCCGACCTCGACTTCACGACGAGTGCCTCACCGGACCAGACCCTGGCGGTCCTGCGGCCGTGGGCCGACGCGCACTGGGACGTGGGGCGCGAGTTCGGCACCATCGGCGCCCGGCGCGGGGACACCACCGTCGAGGTCACGACCTACCGTGCCGACGCCTACGACGGCCTCACCCGCAAGCCCGTCGTCGCCTTCGGCGACAACCTCTCCGACGACCTGGTGCGGCGCGACTTCACCGTCAACGCCATGGCGCTGCGGCTGCCGGACATGGAGTTCGTCGACCCGTATGCCGGGCTGGCCGACCTCGCCGCCCGTCGCCTGCGCACCCCCGGGGCGCCGGAGGTGTCGTTCGGCGACGACCCGCTGAGGATGATGCGCGCGTGCCGGTTCGTGGCCCAGCTGGGGTTCGACGTGGCGCCGGAGGTGCGGGCGGCCATGACCGAGATGGCCGGCTCGATCGGGATCGTCTCGGCCGAGCGGGTGCGCGACGAGCTGTCCAAGCTGCTCCTCGCCCCCCGCCCGCGTGGCGGCCTGCGGCTGCTCGTCGACACCGGGCTCGCCGACCACGTGCTGCCCGAGGTGCCCGCGCTGCGGCTCGAGATCGACGAGCACCACCGGCACAAGGACGTCTACGAGCACTCGCTGACCGTGCTGGACCAGGCGATCGCGCTCGAGGGCCCGGCCGACGGCCCGCCCGAGTCGGTGCCCGGCCCCGACCTCGTGCTGCGGCTCGCCGCGCTCCTCCACGACATCGGCAAGCCCGCGACCCGGCGGTTCGAGTCCGGTGGGGGCGTCTCGTTCCACCACCACGAGGTGGTCGGCGCCAAGCTGGCGGCCAAGCGGCTCAAGGCGCTGCGGTTCGACAAGGACACGGTCAAGGCCGTCGCGCGGCTGACCGAGCTGCACCTGCGGTTCCACGGGTACGGCGAGGGGCAGTGGACCGACTCGGCCGTGCGCCGCTATGTCACCGACGCGGGCCCGCTGCTGCCCCGGCTGCACCGGCTGACCCGCTCGGACTCCACGACCCGCAACGCCCGCAAGGCCCAGCGGCTGTCGACGACGTACGACGAGCTCGAGCGGCGGATCGAGCGGCTGCAGGAGCAGGAGGAGCTCGCGGCCGTGCGCCCCGAGCTCGACGGCAACGAGATCGGGCAGGTGCTGGGCATCCGCCCCGGCCCGGTCCTGGGGCGCGCGTACAAGCACCTGCTCGAGGTCCGGCTGGACCGCGGGGTCATCGGACGTGAGGCGGTCGAGGGCGAGCTGCGGTCCTGGTGGGCGCAGCAGCCGGAGTCCGGCGCGGAGACCGGAACCCCGCGCGAGAGCGGCGGCGAGCCCGGGACCGGCGGCGAGCCCGACGGGCAGACCGACCCGGCGGGGGGAGTGACCGGACGGTGA
- a CDS encoding glycerophosphodiester phosphodiesterase: MSVFGRPTVLGHRGLGRDEVDGLVENSVGSIVAAARCGLRWVEFDVRRTADDQLVVGHYPTVGDAEFVADLSLTRARELGAVTLEEVLDALPADVGVNLDLKTSMEDAVRRRGRTTAAALAPVATAAALHRPLLVSSFDPSALLILGELAPDVPRSFLTWVGFPLRKALPAAAHLGVEAVAAHWSSFGPNPVDRAPAFRSPEYAVGLAHEAGLEVVAWCPKLPEARALLEAGVDAVVVDDVPRTLPQLADLAD, encoded by the coding sequence GTGAGCGTCTTCGGGAGGCCGACGGTCCTGGGCCACCGCGGCCTGGGGCGCGACGAGGTCGACGGCCTGGTCGAGAACTCGGTCGGGTCGATCGTCGCGGCGGCGCGCTGCGGGCTGCGCTGGGTCGAGTTCGACGTGCGGCGCACGGCCGACGACCAGCTCGTCGTCGGCCACTACCCGACCGTGGGTGACGCCGAGTTCGTCGCCGACCTGTCCCTCACCCGCGCTCGCGAGCTCGGGGCGGTGACCCTCGAGGAGGTGCTCGACGCCCTGCCCGCGGACGTCGGCGTCAACCTCGACCTCAAGACCTCGATGGAGGACGCCGTCCGCCGCCGGGGCCGCACCACCGCCGCCGCGCTCGCGCCCGTCGCCACCGCTGCGGCACTGCACCGGCCGCTGCTCGTGTCGTCCTTCGACCCCTCGGCCCTGCTCATCCTCGGCGAGCTCGCGCCGGACGTGCCGCGCTCGTTCCTCACCTGGGTCGGCTTCCCGTTGCGCAAGGCGCTGCCCGCCGCGGCCCACCTCGGTGTGGAGGCAGTCGCCGCGCACTGGTCCTCGTTCGGCCCCAACCCGGTGGACCGCGCGCCCGCCTTCCGGTCGCCGGAGTATGCCGTCGGGCTGGCGCACGAGGCCGGCCTCGAGGTGGTGGCGTGGTGCCCGAAGCTGCCCGAGGCGCGCGCCCTGCTCGAGGCGGGGGTCGACGCGGTGGTCGTCGACGACGTGCCCCGCACCCTGCCCCAGCTCGCCGACCTCGCCGACTGA
- a CDS encoding NUDIX hydrolase, giving the protein MARRLPAVEERSAGGIVVDVVDGVARIAVIARRNRAGRIEWCLPKGHREDGETLIEAAAREVAEETGIEGRVLTELGTIDYWFATGERRVHKFVHHYLLEATGGDLTIENDPDHEAVDVAWLPLHEAHEHLTFPNERRIARQAWARLSGDG; this is encoded by the coding sequence ATGGCCCGCAGGCTGCCCGCGGTGGAGGAGCGCTCGGCCGGGGGGATCGTCGTCGACGTCGTGGACGGCGTCGCCCGGATCGCGGTCATCGCCCGCCGCAACCGGGCCGGTCGGATCGAGTGGTGCCTGCCCAAGGGCCACCGCGAGGACGGCGAGACGCTCATCGAGGCCGCGGCCCGCGAGGTGGCCGAGGAGACCGGCATCGAGGGGCGCGTGCTCACCGAGCTCGGCACCATCGACTACTGGTTCGCGACCGGCGAGCGCCGGGTCCACAAGTTCGTCCACCACTACCTGCTCGAGGCCACCGGCGGCGACCTCACCATCGAGAACGACCCCGACCACGAGGCCGTGGACGTCGCCTGGCTGCCGCTGCACGAGGCGCACGAGCACCTCACCTTCCCCAACGAGCGACGCATCGCCCGGCAGGCCTGGGCCCGCCTCTCCGGGGACGGCTGA
- the sigM gene encoding RNA polymerase sigma factor SigM, which produces MGDTSLRERDDRELMRAHVDGDPDAFGELFRRHRDRMWAVALRTTGNRELAADCVQDAFISAFRRADSYRGDAAVTTWLHRIVVNACLDRLRRDKPTSELPERELADRHDGHASVETRLDVREALDQLPEGQRLALVLVDMHGLSVVEAAAVLGVAEGTVKSRCSRGREAMARLLREPSGQS; this is translated from the coding sequence ATGGGGGACACCTCGCTGCGGGAGCGTGACGACCGGGAGCTGATGCGCGCCCACGTCGACGGCGACCCCGACGCGTTCGGGGAGCTGTTCCGGCGCCACCGCGACCGCATGTGGGCGGTGGCCCTGCGCACCACGGGCAACCGCGAGCTGGCCGCCGACTGCGTGCAGGACGCCTTCATCTCGGCCTTCCGGCGGGCCGACTCCTACCGCGGCGACGCGGCCGTCACGACCTGGCTGCACCGCATCGTCGTCAACGCGTGCCTGGACCGCCTTCGGCGGGACAAGCCCACCAGCGAGCTGCCCGAGCGTGAGCTCGCCGACCGGCACGACGGCCACGCCTCCGTCGAGACCCGGCTCGACGTGCGCGAGGCGCTCGACCAACTGCCCGAGGGGCAGCGGCTCGCGCTCGTGCTCGTCGACATGCACGGGCTGTCGGTGGTGGAGGCCGCCGCGGTCCTCGGCGTCGCGGAGGGCACGGTCAAGTCGCGCTGCAGCCGTGGCCGGGAGGCGATGGCCCGGTTGCTGCGGGAACCTTCGGGGCAGTCGTGA